One genomic window of Eriocheir sinensis breed Jianghai 21 chromosome 57, ASM2467909v1, whole genome shotgun sequence includes the following:
- the LOC126984800 gene encoding uncharacterized protein LOC126984800 isoform X9, producing MVWLGMVCGVCWGWVWCGVWCGWVWCGVVCGAAGYGVVCRAAGCGVWCSWVWCGVWCGWVWCGVWCGSVWCGVVCGVAGCGVVWQDLTRRLFLPRCWWCLQKDKQDPDGDIIMRLEYGLLNSSSLELIERVKQFANLVLALMMLFARYNHWMVGDKFERLAPSLVFFILTCRLIAEYQIHRKEKMDKAAAAAKKSPAAAAEGKDGGTAANSIAGGSTSTLVSSSSSASSSSLNMDGRKRMFSVEVFDWGCVDAKA from the exons atggtgtggctgggtatggtgtgtggtgtgtgttggggctgggtatggtgtggtgtgtggtgcggctgggtatggtgtggtgtggtgtgtggtgcggctgggtatggtgtggtgtgtcgtgcggctgggtgtggtgtgtggtgcagctgggtttggtgtggtgtgtggtgtggctgggtatggtgtggtgtgtggtgtggctcggtatggtgtggtgtggtgtgtggtgtggctgggtgtggtgtggtgtggcaggatttgactcggcgactttttttacctcgctgttggtggtgtttgcagaaggacaagcaggacccggacggtgacatcattatgaggcttgagtacggtctcctgaactcctcgtccctggagctgattg agcgtgtgaagcagtttgccaacctggtcctggccctcatgatgctgttcgccaggtacaatcactggatggtgggcgacaagtttgagagactcgccccctcactg gtGTTCTTCATTCTAACCTGCCGGCTCATCGCTGAGTACCAAATCCaccggaaggagaagatggacaaggcggcggcagcggccaagaagtcacccgccgcagccgccgaagggaaggacggaggaacagccgccaactccatcgctggcggctccacgtctactctcgtctcctcctcctcctccgcctcctcctcctctctcaacatggacggtcgaaaaaggatgtttagtgtggaggtgtttgattggg